One genomic segment of Paenibacillus xylanexedens includes these proteins:
- a CDS encoding AAA family ATPase, translated as MNGRVMAAGEQPGGRPSRQINIVLRNQEPQMLVKDEAAAVQAAKSITKHAHFQEIQGELEQLVGLENIKDLVFEIYAFLQIAQMRTEAGLISGAHVYHMIFKGNPGTGKTTVARIVAKLFQKMGVLSKGHLIEVERADLVGEYIGHTAQKTRDLVKKALGGILFIDEAYSLARGGEKDFGKEAIDTLVKSMEDNKNQFILILAGYSDEIDFFLQTNPGLPSRFPIQVEFPDYSIDQLIQISEIMAKERDYILMPQTILKLKQHLLQEKNDSLHAFSNARYVRNAIERSIRHQAVRLLEQYSEGSPGKLELMTIRTEDLNFERK; from the coding sequence ATGAACGGACGGGTCATGGCTGCAGGAGAGCAACCAGGAGGCAGACCATCCAGACAAATTAATATTGTGTTGCGTAACCAGGAACCTCAGATGTTGGTCAAAGATGAAGCAGCGGCAGTACAGGCAGCCAAGAGTATAACCAAACATGCTCACTTCCAGGAGATACAGGGTGAATTGGAGCAACTGGTTGGACTTGAAAATATCAAAGACTTGGTGTTTGAGATCTATGCTTTCCTACAGATTGCTCAGATGCGTACCGAAGCAGGCTTAATTAGTGGTGCGCACGTGTATCATATGATCTTCAAAGGTAATCCGGGAACCGGTAAGACCACCGTGGCGAGGATCGTTGCCAAACTCTTTCAGAAGATGGGTGTGTTGAGTAAAGGTCATCTTATTGAAGTAGAGCGTGCAGATCTGGTTGGAGAATATATCGGTCACACGGCGCAGAAAACAAGAGATCTGGTTAAGAAGGCACTCGGTGGGATATTGTTCATTGATGAAGCTTACAGTTTGGCCCGCGGGGGAGAGAAGGATTTTGGCAAGGAAGCTATTGATACGCTTGTAAAATCAATGGAAGATAACAAAAATCAGTTTATTCTCATATTGGCTGGTTATTCAGATGAGATTGATTTTTTTCTTCAGACCAATCCCGGATTACCTTCCCGCTTTCCCATTCAAGTGGAGTTTCCAGACTATAGCATTGATCAGTTGATTCAAATCTCTGAGATTATGGCCAAAGAGCGTGACTATATTCTAATGCCGCAGACCATACTCAAGCTAAAACAACATTTGCTTCAGGAAAAAAATGATTCGCTGCATGCGTTCAGTAACGCCAGATACGTTCGTAATGCCATTGAGCGTTCGATCAGGCATCAGGCGGTTCGTTTGTTGGAACAATACTC
- a CDS encoding DUF402 domain-containing protein, which translates to MKRKFGDRANWRRITNRQFTCRFVQSKIFTGYITLYTIQDLKEPLWKTYGGSTFCIADKGYSWLQYYPKGEHFVVTAMFDDQERIVEWYIDTCRSQGITDQGVPWFDDLYLDVVVLKDGEVFLLDEDELEDALSRKHITTGDYDLANKTAKELLHAIDAHVFPYFQLSLKHRPSLFENGEFRKNIQI; encoded by the coding sequence ATGAAACGGAAATTCGGGGATCGCGCGAACTGGCGCCGGATTACGAACCGACAATTCACATGCCGGTTCGTTCAATCCAAAATTTTCACAGGTTATATTACGTTGTACACCATACAGGATTTGAAAGAACCTCTGTGGAAAACTTATGGAGGCAGTACCTTCTGTATCGCAGATAAAGGTTATTCCTGGCTGCAATACTATCCGAAGGGAGAGCACTTTGTTGTTACGGCGATGTTTGACGATCAGGAACGGATTGTAGAGTGGTACATTGATACATGTCGTAGTCAGGGGATAACCGATCAGGGTGTTCCTTGGTTTGATGACCTGTATCTGGATGTCGTTGTACTGAAAGATGGAGAAGTATTTTTGCTGGATGAAGATGAGCTTGAAGACGCACTGTCACGGAAGCATATTACAACGGGTGATTATGACTTGGCTAACAAGACGGCTAAGGAACTGCTGCATGCCATTGATGCACATGTATTCCCATACTTTCAGTTATCACTGAAGCATAGGCCGAGTTTGTTTGAGAACGGAGAGTTTCGAAAAAACATTCAGATTTGA
- a CDS encoding PBP1A family penicillin-binding protein: MPNDPLSRSNNRNNNNKSPKKAKPKTSKKKKITGKRVGWTLFFTMAIAIFCALGGYLFIMVSGENLLKANKDKTTINETSKVYDRNGQLMGELSIQKLDPVKEDDIPELVKQAFVATEDKRFYDHQGVDIWSIGRAAVKDVMARSMVEGGSTLTQQLAKNMFLSRDKTFFRKATEVSIAMALERKYTKDEILTMYLNRIFFGHQRYGIKAASEFYFGKKDLNNLELWEIATLAAMPKGPSAYNPVSNPNDSKARRGVVLQLMYEQGYITKEEMDKAKEVDYNYKRPEKDQKYQAFIDYVLREAERVTGKTEDDLNIGGYKIYTTMDAQAQTAMETAFTDDSLFEASKDDQQVQGSMVIMNHENGSLVALLGGRDYQTKGYSRVTQSRRQPGSAFKPIVSYAPALESGNYSANSSLSNAKQCFGNYCPGNLHGYSSTISMTEAITKSENIPAVWLLDKIGVNTGINFAKSVGIQLTDEDKNLAIALGGLSKGTNTLEMAQAYSAFANLGEYRQAYSIKEIKDSAGKTTYKHDNSDTTRVMSEQNAYQLTQMLQNVVNDGTGRSARLDRPVAGKTGTVQSGISGNSANRDVWFVGYTPEWTAAVWMGYDNPDANHMLKNSSKLSAAFFAKVMGDALKGVPVKQFKAPAGGQAPPPVEEPEKPALSVSGLSGSYDPNAQTVSLSWTGTGDASTQYRIYRKETSEAQFTHLIDAIGATNAQDLSALPGLTYEYYVTAYDLASGLETDPSNTISLMIEAQEVPPEEPDPGIDPGTEIDPEQPGTENPDNGSPDNGNSNGNNGNGNENGNNGNGNGNNGNNGNGGNNGGNGQPGEGNTTPPGQGTTDPGGNGEGPDDGAVTTPGEVVTPDSGTSGDTGGTDAPADSQAGTGG; this comes from the coding sequence ATGCCAAACGATCCGTTGTCGAGGTCTAACAATCGCAACAACAATAATAAGTCACCCAAAAAAGCGAAGCCAAAGACCTCTAAAAAGAAAAAAATTACGGGTAAACGCGTTGGATGGACACTATTTTTCACAATGGCAATCGCCATATTCTGTGCACTAGGCGGATATTTATTTATTATGGTGAGTGGTGAAAATCTGCTCAAAGCCAATAAGGACAAAACCACAATTAATGAAACTTCAAAAGTATATGATCGCAATGGCCAATTAATGGGGGAGCTATCCATTCAGAAGCTGGACCCCGTCAAAGAAGACGATATTCCTGAGCTGGTGAAGCAAGCCTTTGTTGCGACGGAGGATAAACGCTTCTATGATCACCAAGGTGTGGATATCTGGTCCATTGGGCGTGCGGCGGTTAAGGACGTCATGGCTCGTTCCATGGTGGAAGGTGGTAGTACACTAACCCAACAGCTTGCCAAGAACATGTTCTTATCCCGTGACAAAACGTTCTTCCGTAAAGCAACGGAAGTATCGATTGCCATGGCATTAGAGCGCAAGTACACAAAAGACGAAATCCTGACGATGTACCTGAACCGGATTTTCTTCGGTCATCAGCGTTACGGGATTAAAGCGGCATCTGAATTTTATTTTGGAAAAAAAGATCTGAATAATCTTGAATTGTGGGAAATTGCCACACTCGCCGCGATGCCCAAGGGGCCTTCTGCCTACAATCCGGTGAGCAATCCGAACGATTCCAAGGCACGTCGTGGTGTTGTACTCCAGCTAATGTATGAACAAGGCTACATCACGAAGGAAGAGATGGATAAAGCTAAAGAGGTAGATTATAACTACAAGCGACCAGAAAAAGATCAGAAATATCAAGCCTTTATTGATTATGTGCTCCGTGAAGCTGAACGTGTAACAGGCAAAACGGAAGATGATCTGAATATCGGTGGATACAAAATCTATACAACCATGGATGCTCAGGCTCAAACAGCCATGGAAACTGCCTTCACGGATGATAGTCTGTTCGAGGCAAGCAAAGATGATCAACAGGTCCAAGGCTCCATGGTTATCATGAACCACGAGAATGGCAGTCTCGTTGCCCTCCTGGGTGGACGGGATTATCAGACTAAAGGTTATAGCCGTGTAACGCAGAGTCGAAGACAACCAGGTTCAGCTTTTAAACCGATTGTGTCTTATGCACCTGCGCTTGAATCAGGAAATTACAGTGCCAATTCGTCGCTGAGTAATGCGAAGCAATGTTTTGGTAACTACTGTCCTGGTAACTTGCATGGATATTCTTCAACGATCAGTATGACGGAAGCCATTACGAAGTCGGAGAATATTCCTGCGGTTTGGTTGCTTGATAAAATAGGCGTTAACACAGGCATTAATTTTGCCAAGAGTGTAGGCATACAGCTGACAGATGAAGACAAAAACTTGGCGATTGCCCTCGGTGGCCTAAGTAAAGGTACAAATACACTGGAAATGGCGCAAGCCTATAGTGCATTTGCCAACCTCGGAGAATACCGTCAAGCCTATTCGATTAAGGAAATTAAGGATAGCGCAGGCAAAACCACGTACAAACACGATAACTCGGACACAACGCGTGTCATGAGTGAGCAAAATGCGTATCAGCTTACACAGATGCTACAGAACGTTGTTAATGACGGTACGGGACGTTCAGCGCGTCTGGATCGTCCGGTAGCGGGTAAAACAGGAACTGTTCAAAGTGGTATCTCTGGCAACAGTGCCAACCGTGATGTATGGTTTGTTGGATACACCCCGGAATGGACTGCCGCAGTCTGGATGGGCTATGACAATCCGGATGCTAATCATATGCTTAAGAACAGCAGTAAGCTGTCAGCAGCTTTCTTTGCCAAAGTCATGGGAGATGCATTAAAAGGTGTTCCAGTGAAGCAATTCAAAGCACCAGCTGGAGGGCAGGCACCTCCGCCAGTAGAAGAACCGGAAAAGCCGGCTCTGTCCGTTAGTGGGCTGAGTGGATCATACGATCCAAATGCACAAACCGTCTCCCTGAGTTGGACTGGAACGGGTGACGCGAGTACGCAATATCGGATTTATCGGAAAGAAACATCTGAAGCCCAGTTCACTCATCTCATTGATGCAATAGGAGCGACCAATGCACAAGATTTAAGTGCGTTGCCTGGTCTAACCTATGAGTACTATGTGACAGCTTACGACTTGGCATCAGGACTTGAGACGGATCCTTCCAACACCATCTCCTTGATGATTGAAGCGCAGGAAGTGCCGCCGGAGGAACCTGATCCTGGTATAGACCCTGGAACAGAGATAGATCCTGAGCAGCCAGGTACGGAGAATCCGGACAATGGTTCACCGGATAATGGCAACTCGAACGGTAATAACGGTAATGGAAATGAAAATGGCAACAACGGAAATGGTAATGGTAATAACGGAAACAATGGCAACGGTGGTAATAACGGCGGAAACGGTCAACCTGGGGAAGGCAATACGACCCCACCTGGTCAGGGCACAACAGATCCTGGCGGAAATGGTGAAGGTCCCGATGATGGGGCCGTAACAACGCCAGGCGAGGTTGTAACTCCGGACAGCGGAACAAGTGGGGATACTGGAGGGACAGATGCACCTGCAGATTCCCAAGCTGGAACCGGCGGCTAA
- the hfq gene encoding RNA chaperone Hfq codes for MNKSINIQDTFLNQLRKENIPATVYLTNGFQIRGTIKAFDNFTIVIDSDGRQQMVYKHAISTFTPQRSVSLMQQDNSGEA; via the coding sequence ATGAACAAGTCCATCAACATCCAAGATACGTTCTTGAACCAACTGCGGAAAGAAAATATTCCTGCTACGGTCTATCTGACCAACGGCTTCCAAATCCGCGGGACGATCAAGGCATTTGACAATTTTACGATCGTCATTGACAGCGACGGACGCCAGCAAATGGTCTACAAGCATGCCATCTCCACGTTCACGCCGCAACGCAGCGTATCGCTGATGCAGCAAGATAACAGCGGCGAAGCTTAA
- the miaA gene encoding tRNA (adenosine(37)-N6)-dimethylallyltransferase MiaA, with amino-acid sequence MLKVEVKPKPKLLVLVGPTAVGKTRMSIELAQAFNCEIISGDSMQVYREMDIGTAKITSEEMKGVPHHLIDIHEPEYPYSVAEFQESCTRLISEIHERGKMPFIVGGTGLYVESVCYGFQFSDSGSDEAFREQQFSYAELNGAQALHDRLREVDPVSADRLHPNDQRRIVRALEIHHLTGEKWSDQLAVQKKESPYDLLIVGLTMDRQKLYARVEERIDLMIEQGLVDEVKSLLERGVDRGHISMQGLGYKEIAAFLQGEVSWEAAVEWLKRDTRRFAKRQLSWFRHMKDIEWVDMTDTQDFEGKYKQISELITQKFD; translated from the coding sequence ATGTTGAAAGTGGAAGTTAAACCAAAACCTAAACTGCTTGTGTTGGTTGGACCAACAGCAGTAGGTAAAACAAGAATGAGCATTGAGCTTGCACAAGCTTTCAATTGTGAGATTATCTCAGGCGATTCGATGCAGGTATATCGTGAAATGGATATCGGAACAGCCAAGATTACCTCTGAAGAAATGAAGGGTGTACCTCATCATCTCATTGATATCCATGAACCGGAGTATCCGTATTCTGTGGCCGAGTTTCAGGAGAGTTGTACTCGATTGATTAGTGAAATCCATGAACGCGGTAAAATGCCTTTTATTGTTGGTGGCACCGGTCTGTATGTGGAATCGGTATGTTACGGCTTTCAGTTTTCCGATAGTGGTTCGGACGAAGCGTTCAGGGAGCAACAATTCAGCTATGCTGAGCTAAATGGAGCTCAGGCCCTTCATGATCGACTGAGGGAAGTTGATCCCGTTAGTGCGGATCGTTTGCATCCGAATGACCAGCGGCGAATTGTACGTGCGCTTGAGATCCATCACCTCACTGGAGAGAAGTGGTCTGATCAGCTGGCAGTACAGAAGAAAGAGTCGCCTTATGACCTTCTTATTGTTGGTTTGACAATGGATCGGCAGAAGTTGTACGCCCGGGTAGAAGAGCGGATTGATCTGATGATCGAACAAGGTCTGGTAGATGAGGTGAAATCCTTGTTGGAACGCGGAGTGGACAGAGGTCATATTTCCATGCAAGGGTTGGGATATAAGGAGATTGCAGCGTTCCTGCAAGGGGAAGTGAGTTGGGAAGCTGCGGTTGAGTGGTTGAAGAGGGATACGCGTCGGTTTGCCAAACGCCAGCTTTCCTGGTTCCGCCATATGAAGGATATTGAATGGGTGGACATGACGGATACCCAAGATTTTGAAGGGAAATACAAGCAGATTAGTGAATTGATTACACAAAAATTTGATTGA
- a CDS encoding class I SAM-dependent methyltransferase: MYITTGEKEAALLVERARNLAETTGGTYVRRNKMSLPMMIEHYEAEEVLVVLQGKVRLFRKDSPLLEFHPSMGFVRAKRILRGEPDPLLEAGAVNEGDTIIDCTAGLGTDALVFSVAVGKSGRVIACESSLPLYTLLVEGMSQYETIKPAVNEAFRRIELHHANHLELLRSMPDRSCDTVYFDPMFREPMMDSSAIQPLRDYANAHALDEQSIMEAKRVARKRVVMKEKRGSAEFDRLGFEILDRANAKTLYGVINVESGS, translated from the coding sequence ATGTATATTACAACCGGTGAAAAGGAAGCGGCTTTACTTGTGGAGCGGGCCCGAAACCTTGCTGAAACAACAGGGGGTACTTACGTGCGCCGTAATAAAATGTCTCTGCCCATGATGATTGAACACTATGAGGCGGAGGAGGTTCTGGTTGTACTCCAGGGTAAAGTGCGTCTATTTCGGAAGGATTCACCGTTGCTGGAGTTCCACCCCAGCATGGGATTTGTTCGTGCCAAACGTATATTGCGAGGAGAACCTGATCCACTGCTGGAGGCGGGGGCGGTGAATGAAGGGGATACCATCATCGATTGTACAGCCGGACTGGGCACGGATGCACTGGTGTTCTCGGTTGCAGTGGGCAAAAGTGGACGGGTGATTGCATGTGAGAGTTCTCTTCCGCTATATACACTATTAGTGGAGGGGATGTCTCAATATGAGACGATCAAGCCAGCGGTAAATGAAGCTTTCCGGCGTATTGAGCTGCATCATGCAAATCATCTTGAGTTGCTGCGTTCCATGCCGGATCGAAGCTGTGACACCGTATATTTTGACCCCATGTTCCGTGAGCCAATGATGGATTCAAGTGCTATACAGCCCTTGCGAGATTATGCAAATGCTCACGCGCTGGATGAACAGAGCATTATGGAAGCGAAACGGGTTGCCCGTAAACGTGTAGTCATGAAAGAAAAGCGCGGCAGCGCGGAGTTTGACAGGCTCGGATTTGAAATACTTGATCGGGCGAATGCAAAAACCCTGTACGGAGTGATTAATGTTGAAAGTGGAAGTTAA
- the mutL gene encoding DNA mismatch repair endonuclease MutL, with protein MAKIHVLDEHIANQIAAGEVVERPASVVKELLENSVDAGATKIEVTVEEGGLLSIRVKDNGTGIEPEDMETAFYRHATSKIAHGRDLFQITSLGFRGEALASIAAVSKVEVLSASGNDGRGRRIAIEGGNLVSHEDATSPQGTDFAVRELFYNTPARLKYMKTIQTELGHISDVLYRMAMSHPNISFRLRHNENVLLQTLGNGDLLQVVAAIYGTSAAKAMLPIQGESLDYRVSGLISLPEWTRANRNGMSTIVNGRFVRNYGLNQAILKAYHTLLPINRFPLVVVQLEMHPSLVDVNVHPAKLEVRFSKEPELYEFIETTLRGILRQEVLIPQVKKQQIRRGDDSSFIQEQFLFPRGPLKDASDAEGYGQQGPLGKPTAEPLKLATEDDDLDLDAPADVTTGESVSEQGQSVPLPEAPPEITHPPVQLESWNGDILQKVASHDGGQTSVNVQEGTKDVSTSSSTSTSSTETVPKSDLSSQDGGDRGATEKPLAEGKPATYRSESVNSPVREARSTYNPSSIARGERTWKTSGLPDATKLAAAIKSDASMPEFPELSLIGQHHGTYLIAQNDQGLYLIDQHAAHERVNYEYYYEKFGNPAQASQELLLPITLEFTPSETEKLKTRLAWFEQAGVYLEHFGGQTFRVRSHPFWFPKGDEKDIIEEMSEWVLSERSIDVAKMREAASIMCSCKASIKANQKLTDQEAEVLIQRLGSCRQPYTCPHGRPIVISFSIYDLEKLFKRVM; from the coding sequence GTGGCGAAAATACATGTGCTTGATGAACATATTGCCAACCAGATCGCGGCGGGTGAAGTGGTCGAACGGCCTGCTTCAGTTGTCAAAGAGTTGCTCGAAAACTCGGTGGATGCAGGCGCCACCAAGATTGAAGTGACGGTGGAAGAGGGGGGCCTCCTCAGTATTCGTGTCAAAGACAATGGTACAGGTATTGAGCCAGAGGACATGGAAACCGCCTTTTATCGTCATGCGACCAGCAAAATAGCCCATGGCCGAGATCTGTTTCAGATCACAAGTCTTGGATTCCGTGGCGAAGCCTTGGCGAGTATTGCCGCCGTGTCCAAGGTAGAGGTATTATCGGCAAGTGGTAATGACGGGCGGGGGCGCCGCATCGCGATTGAAGGCGGGAACCTTGTCTCTCATGAAGATGCAACCTCACCCCAAGGTACAGATTTTGCAGTGAGAGAACTATTTTACAATACACCAGCCAGACTCAAATATATGAAAACGATCCAGACGGAACTGGGACATATTTCAGATGTCCTATACCGGATGGCGATGTCTCACCCAAACATTTCGTTCCGACTGCGCCATAATGAGAATGTGTTGCTTCAGACGTTGGGCAACGGCGATCTGCTGCAAGTGGTTGCAGCGATCTATGGGACAAGTGCAGCGAAAGCGATGCTTCCCATCCAGGGTGAAAGTCTGGATTACCGGGTGAGCGGGCTGATCAGCCTGCCAGAATGGACACGAGCGAATCGTAATGGTATGTCAACGATTGTTAATGGGCGATTTGTTCGCAATTACGGTCTCAATCAGGCGATTCTCAAAGCTTACCATACCTTGCTGCCCATTAATCGCTTCCCACTTGTCGTGGTGCAGTTGGAGATGCACCCCTCTCTTGTGGATGTGAACGTGCATCCGGCCAAGTTGGAGGTTCGCTTCAGCAAGGAACCAGAACTGTATGAATTTATAGAGACGACGTTGCGGGGGATACTCCGGCAGGAGGTATTGATTCCACAGGTCAAAAAACAGCAGATTCGACGTGGGGACGATAGCTCCTTTATTCAGGAGCAATTCCTCTTTCCACGTGGTCCGCTGAAAGATGCATCTGATGCAGAAGGATATGGTCAACAAGGTCCACTCGGGAAACCTACTGCTGAACCGCTGAAGTTGGCTACCGAAGATGATGATCTGGATTTGGATGCTCCGGCTGATGTGACCACAGGAGAGTCAGTATCTGAACAGGGGCAGTCGGTGCCTTTGCCCGAAGCTCCACCTGAGATTACACACCCCCCTGTGCAGTTAGAAAGTTGGAACGGGGATATTTTGCAGAAGGTTGCTAGTCATGACGGGGGGCAGACATCCGTTAACGTGCAAGAAGGCACTAAGGATGTAAGTACAAGTTCAAGTACAAGTACAAGTTCTACCGAAACTGTTCCCAAATCTGACCTCTCTTCTCAAGATGGTGGGGATCGTGGAGCAACAGAAAAACCGTTGGCTGAAGGTAAACCAGCTACGTATCGCTCCGAATCCGTAAATTCACCGGTTAGGGAAGCTCGGTCAACCTACAACCCGTCTTCGATTGCAAGAGGTGAACGGACGTGGAAAACCTCAGGTCTGCCTGATGCCACTAAACTTGCTGCTGCCATTAAATCAGATGCATCCATGCCTGAATTTCCGGAGCTGAGTCTGATCGGACAGCATCATGGTACGTATTTGATCGCGCAAAATGACCAAGGTTTGTACTTAATTGATCAACATGCTGCTCATGAACGCGTAAATTATGAGTACTATTACGAGAAATTTGGTAACCCTGCCCAGGCCTCACAAGAGTTACTGCTGCCTATTACGCTGGAGTTTACACCTTCAGAGACGGAAAAGCTGAAAACAAGGCTGGCCTGGTTCGAACAGGCGGGTGTATATTTGGAGCATTTCGGTGGACAGACGTTCCGTGTGCGCTCCCATCCATTCTGGTTCCCCAAAGGGGACGAGAAAGACATTATCGAAGAAATGTCCGAGTGGGTGTTGAGTGAACGCAGCATAGATGTCGCCAAGATGCGAGAAGCTGCATCGATCATGTGCTCCTGCAAGGCGTCCATCAAAGCGAACCAAAAGCTGACGGATCAGGAAGCAGAAGTGCTAATTCAGCGTCTGGGTTCATGTCGTCAGCCCTACACTTGTCCACATGGGCGCCCGATTGTGATTTCATTTTCAATATATGATCTGGAAAAATTGTTCAAACGTGTTATGTAG